The DNA window CGGAATCAACCTCCTCAACCACGAGGTCGGCCGCGTCGTCTTCTCGCCGCTGGCCCGGCTTTCGGCCGGCGGAGAAACGCTCGCCGTCCTGGCCGGACCGCTGCTTCAGCTCGCCGTGCCCCTCTACATCACGTACCGGCTGTGGCGGCGGGGGGAGGCGACTCCGGCGGCGGTGAGCGCGCTCTGGTCGGCCGAGAGCCTGATGTACGCGGCGGAGTCCATGGCCGGCGCGCACCGCCTTGCCCTCCCCGTGATCGGCGATCACTCGAACAACTGGCGCCTTCTCCTGGACCGCATCGGCGCCCTGGAGTCCGCCGAGCAGATCGGCCTCGCCCTCCACCTCCTCGCCAGCGCCGCCGCCGTCGCCGCCGTCTGGTGGGCCATCCGCCTCGAGAATTTCCGGACCTCTGAGTAGGGGCCACGGTACGGTCTCGAACCGGTGGGGTGGCGATCGTTCGCTCCGGCACAGATCATCTGGCCGGACTGATCACCCGAGATCGGAGGCACAACCTTGAAGCGAAGCAATCCCGAACCGGACTCCCGGCGATCTCCGGCTACGCTGCATGAACTCCTTTCTCGCTCTCCGCTGAAACACCTCGATTTCGAGGCAGAGGGAGTACGTAGTCCGGTGCGGGAAACGTGCGACTGGTTGACGCCCGCGCTCTCGCCCGGTACCGAACCCCCCCGGGGTGGGCCGCCGGTGACTACGCTTCGCGAGTTGCTTCGTGACCTCGACGATGCCCGGAGCGATCGGTGGTGAGGGACCACACGTCCTTGCGCTGGGCTGCCGTGTGCCTGGTGTGGGTCCTCTGGGCGGCGGTCCAAGCGACCGAACTCGGAGCGCAGGGGGTCGATCCCGCGGCGTACGAGCACTTGGTCGAGCCGCGGATCGTGGAGCGGGCGGACGAGCGGGTGTTGGAAGTGGGGGCCGTTGGCGATCCGGACGACGTGGGCAGCGCCGCGTTCGGGCTCCTCTTCCAGCTCTACTTCTCGAGCGGAGCGGCGACCGGGTTCACGCCCGCGGTCGCCCGCGCGCGCTGGCAGGAGGGGCTGGACGAGATTCCGAGGAGCGAATGGATCGGCCGCTACGCGCTACCCGTCCCTGAGGCCGTGGAATCGCTGCCGGAGCACACGCCGCCGGACGGCGTGACCGCCTCGATCACGACGTGGGAGTACGGAACCGTCGCGGAGATCCTCCACATCGGCCGCTACGACGCCGAGCAGCCCACGATCGAGCGCCTCAAGGCGTTCGTCGAGGCCGGGGGCTACGAGACGTTCGGCGGACACGAGGAGGAGTACATCGTCGGCCCGAGCATGGCCGGCCCCGGCAACCCCGACGAATACCGCACGATCCTCAGATACCGCATTCGCAAAGCGGATCTGGGCCGTGGTGGTGGGCCGTCCGGTCAGAGAGGTTTGTCGGGCCGAGAGGGATAGCGTGCCACGCCCCGCTGAGCGATACCGAAGGCGGCGGCGGCGAGCAACGTGAAGATGGCCAGCGTGACCACTCCAATGGCGATGAGGGCGTAGGGATGCTCCAGGAATGACCGGAGTGCGGCGCCGATGCCTTCGCGTTGCAGCAGGCCGAGCGCCCACGGCGCGACCCAGGCCAGAAGGACGACCATCGCCGCGATCGACCAACTGATGAGTCTCGTCAGTTCACAGGCCGCAGCGGCCGTCAGGCACCAGGCCGCAAGCGTGAGCAGCGCCCAGTACCCCAGCGCGATCTGAAACGGCGCCACCCCCACAAGCACCCCCCACTCGGCGGGCGGCTCGACCAGCATGAGCGTCACGCCGGTGGCGATCACGCCGGGCAACAACCCCGCGGCCGCCGCAAGGAAACGGGCCGCAACGAGATCGGCTACGGTCACCGGAAGGGACAGCAGGAACTCCAATGTCCGATCGAGCTTGTCTCGCATGACGGCGATGGGCACCGCCACGACCAACCCCAACGTCACGCCCATGACGACCACCAGGACGTTCTCGTCGGTGGCCCGTCCGATGACGTAGAACAGGACGAGACCGGCCGCCCCGGCAAGATACAGGCGCACCAACAGGGGCTTGGCGCGCTGGATTTCCACGCGGGTCAGGTCGCCGACATGCCGCAGGTTCAATGGGCGTCCAGAAGGTCGTAGAGGGCATCCGCCAGCGACGCGTAGTCGGCGCGCATGTGTCGCACGGCACGGTCGGCGATCATGGTTCCGTCGACGAGGACCAGCACGCGTTCGGCCAGCCATTCGACATCCTCGAGGATGTGGGTCGAGAACAGCAGGACTCTACCCGGGTCTTCGTCCAGGCTCTCGACGACGACGTCCATTAGGCGCCGGCGCATGACCGGGTCAAGGCCGGCCGTCGGCTCGTCGAGGAGCAGGACGCGGGGTCGGCAGGCCTCCGCCGACACGAACGCAACCTTCGCCTTGGTACCGCTCGAAAGAGTTCCCAGACTCGCGGCGTCGGAAATCTCCAGGCGATCCGTCAATCGCGCCTCGTAGTCGCGATCCCAGTTGTCGTAGAAGCGTGCAAGCAGGTCGAAGTGCTGCCGAACTGTCATTCCGGCGAATCCGAGGAGTCTTTCCGGCATCACGCGAACGTGATTGTGCAAGCCGGGGAGGAGCGTGCGCGTATCGACGCCTCCGAACCGCACGTCGCCTTCGTACTCCGGCAGCAACCCCGAGAGCGCCCGCGGGATCGTGGTCTTCCCCGCCCCGTTCGGACCGACGAGGGCCACGCGTTCACCCGCGGTCAGTTCGATGCTGAGTGGTTCAAGCTCGAACAACGGGTACTTGACCGCGAAGGAGCACAGCTCGATGTCGGGGTCTCGCGTAACGATCATCTCTTATGAACCTGGCGTTCATCCATCCACTGCTCTTCCAGCTGCCGGAGGGTCTCGGTGAGTTCCGAGCGCAGTCTGGCGAACTGCTCGCGGCGATCGGGGCGGCCCTGCAGCCTCAGGAAGACGGCGGTGTCCTCTCGCACCTCGCGGGCGAGTTCCATCCACAGCATCGCCACGAAGCCGCACGCGGGGGGCACCACGGCCGCCACCGCGGCGACCGTCCATCCCCCCACGAGATAGCCCAGCACGGGCCCCAGGATCCAGGCCGCACACGTCCCGGCCAGGAGCGTCCCCAGCTTGACCGTCGCGGTGACCTCGAGCTCGGGTTTCACGAGCCTGACGACGAAGCCGGGCAGCCGGACTATGGGAGCCCAGAGCAGGGATCCGGCCACCGCGAAGGGAAGCCCAAGCGCCAGGAGCGTTCCGCGCACGACGACGTACTTCGCGACCGGGAGGAAGCTGTAGCGGGGAGGCACGTCCCCTTCCCCGGCACGGAGCTCGTCGCTCAGCCGGGCATACCGCGCCACCTTTTCCACCAGGCGGCGGTGCTCCTCGGGGTGCGCCCGGCGGATCCATTCCAGGCCCCGCGCGAAACGCTGCAGGCGGGGGAAGCGCGTCCCCAGCGGCTCCCGGGTCCGCCACGGCACCCACCGCAATTCACGGACGTAGAGCTGCTCCGCCACCTCGACGAGAATCCGGTCTCGGGGGCGGCCGAAGTTCAGCGTCTCGCGGCGCACCCCCCGCTCGATCCGCTCGGTGAGCCTGCGCCCCGCGGCGACGGGATCCTCCCGGTACGCCTCCTTCAGGTCCGCGCACCCGAACGCCTTGCCGAACCGCACGGCGACCTCGGTTCTGGCCAACTCCTTGGCGGCATAGGTGATCCCCACGGGCGCGATCGACAGCCCGAGCCCCCAGTCGGCGCCCTCCTCCGCCTGCAGCGCGATCCGCGCGGTCCCCGTGCGGAACTCCGCCAGGCGCGC is part of the Candidatus Palauibacter polyketidifaciens genome and encodes:
- a CDS encoding ABC-2 transporter permease; amino-acid sequence: MNLRHVGDLTRVEIQRAKPLLVRLYLAGAAGLVLFYVIGRATDENVLVVVMGVTLGLVVAVPIAVMRDKLDRTLEFLLSLPVTVADLVAARFLAAAAGLLPGVIATGVTLMLVEPPAEWGVLVGVAPFQIALGYWALLTLAAWCLTAAAACELTRLISWSIAAMVVLLAWVAPWALGLLQREGIGAALRSFLEHPYALIAIGVVTLAIFTLLAAAAFGIAQRGVARYPSRPDKPL
- a CDS encoding ABC transporter ATP-binding protein, with translation MIVTRDPDIELCSFAVKYPLFELEPLSIELTAGERVALVGPNGAGKTTIPRALSGLLPEYEGDVRFGGVDTRTLLPGLHNHVRVMPERLLGFAGMTVRQHFDLLARFYDNWDRDYEARLTDRLEISDAASLGTLSSGTKAKVAFVSAEACRPRVLLLDEPTAGLDPVMRRRLMDVVVESLDEDPGRVLLFSTHILEDVEWLAERVLVLVDGTMIADRAVRHMRADYASLADALYDLLDAH
- a CDS encoding 1-acyl-sn-glycerol-3-phosphate acyltransferase, whose translation is MDRHGPPLPDGPLIVAANHPNSLVDAMLIFRCSDRITRPLGRAPLFDRFLLGPMLRALGGIPVHRREDDPEAMHRNEEMFRSAVDVLHGGGAIQIYPEGKSHSEARLAEFRTGTARIALQAEEGADWGLGLSIAPVGITYAAKELARTEVAVRFGKAFGCADLKEAYREDPVAAGRRLTERIERGVRRETLNFGRPRDRILVEVAEQLYVRELRWVPWRTREPLGTRFPRLQRFARGLEWIRRAHPEEHRRLVEKVARYARLSDELRAGEGDVPPRYSFLPVAKYVVVRGTLLALGLPFAVAGSLLWAPIVRLPGFVVRLVKPELEVTATVKLGTLLAGTCAAWILGPVLGYLVGGWTVAAVAAVVPPACGFVAMLWMELAREVREDTAVFLRLQGRPDRREQFARLRSELTETLRQLEEQWMDERQVHKR